ACCGTCGAAGTAAGGCTTTATCTCCTCTGCCAGTTTTGCCAAATCATGAGGATTTGGAACTTCAACCTTCTCTAAAGCCGGGTCCAATACATTCTTGTTTCTGAATTGCTGAATGGTGTAGATGTCTGCATTGATTTCATCAACCAGGTTGATAATGTCTTTTTTTGTATGTAATGTTGGAACATATGTTGTTCTGATTTCAAGATGAACACCAGCATCATTTATATAATCCATTGATTTCTTAACCTGGAAGCCCACATTAGCTCCGGTAATCTTTCGGTACTTTGAAAATGTGGTCTTGACATCCAGTGAAACATAATCAAGCAAATCCAAATCCAGAATCTTCTTGATCTTGTCCGGATAAATTCCGCTTGTATCCAGCTTGGTCTTGAGACCGATTTGACGAACGTACTTGAGTATCTCAATCACATCATCGGTTTGGACCAGCGGCTCTCCTCCGGATATTACAATAGCGTCCAGAAAATCGGCTGAGGAATCGATTTCCTCCTTGATTTCCTCAAGTGACCTTTCGGTGTTGTCCTCCAGCAGCTCGACATTGTGGCAATATCTGCATGCCAAAGGGCATTTGGACATAAAAATGACTAATGACATGTTTC
Above is a genomic segment from Methanobrevibacter thaueri containing:
- a CDS encoding anaerobic ribonucleoside-triphosphate reductase activating protein, giving the protein MYVGGTVISSVEFHGNMSLVIFMSKCPLACRYCHNVELLEDNTERSLEEIKEEIDSSADFLDAIVISGGEPLVQTDDVIEILKYVRQIGLKTKLDTSGIYPDKIKKILDLDLLDYVSLDVKTTFSKYRKITGANVGFQVKKSMDYINDAGVHLEIRTTYVPTLHTKKDIINLVDEINADIYTIQQFRNKNVLDPALEKVEVPNPHDLAKLAEEIKPYFDGVVKVKSGEFGEQVI